In Lagopus muta isolate bLagMut1 chromosome 29, bLagMut1 primary, whole genome shotgun sequence, one genomic interval encodes:
- the NHLH1 gene encoding helix-loop-helix protein 1, with amino-acid sequence MLNSEQTELDLPPAHSEPESVFSDCGRVGSAEESGVALCPQPRGAEQGEAVKKDLQHLSREERRRRRRATAKYRTAHATRERIRVEAFNMAFAELRKLLPTLPPDKKLSKIEILRLAICYISYLNHVLDV; translated from the coding sequence ATGCTCAACTCAGAGCAGACAGAGCTCGACCTCCCACCCGCTCACTCCGAGCCCGAATCCGTCTTCAGCGACTGCGGCCGCGTGGGCAGCGCAGAGGAGTCCGGCGTCGCGTTgtgcccgcagccccgcggggCTGAGCAGGGGGAGGCGGTGAAGAAGGACCTGCAGCACCTGAGCAGGGAGGAACGGCGACGGCGGCGACGAGCCACGGCCAAATACCGAACGGCCCACGCCACGAGGGAGCGCATCCGCGTGGAAGCCTTCAACATGGCCTTCGCCGAGCTGCGCAAGCTGCTGCCCACGCTGCCGCCCGACAAGAAGCTCTCCAAGATCGAGATCCTCCGCCTGGCCATCTGCTACATCTCCTACCTGAACCACGTGTTGGATGTCTGA
- the VANGL2 gene encoding vang-like protein 2: protein MDNESQYSGYSYKSGHSRSSRKHRDRRDRHRSKSRDGSRGDKSVTIQAPGEPLLDNESTRGDERDDNWGETTTVVTGTSEHSISHDDITRITKDMEDSAHLDCSRHLGVALAGALALLAFLTPLAFMLLPQLLWREELEPCGTPCEGLFISVAFKLLILLLGSWALFFRHPKAFFPRVFVFRALLMVLVFLLVVSYWLFYGVRILDSRDRNYQGIVQYAVSLVDALLFVHYLAVVLLELRQLQPQFTLKAVRSTDGASRFYNVGHLSIQRAAIWILENYYHDFPVYNPALLNLPKSVLSKKMSGFKVYSLGEENTTNNSTGQSRAVIAAAARRRDNSHNEYYYEEAEHERRVRKRRARLVVAVEEAFTHIKRLQDEDQKNPREIMDPREAAQAIFASMARAMQKYLRTTKQQPYHTMESILQHLEFCITHDMTPKAFLERYLSAGPTIQYHKDRWLAKQWTLVSEEPVTNGLKDGVVFVLKRHDFSLVISAKKIPFFKLSEEFVDPKSHKFVMRLQSETSV from the exons ATGGACAATGAGTCGCAGTACTCGGGCTACTCCTATAAATCCGGGCACTCCCGCAGCTCCCGCAAGCACAG GGACCGAAGGGATCGGCACCGCTCCAAGAGCCGGGATGGGAGCCGTGGGGACAAGTCAGTGACCATCCAAGCACCAGGAGAGCCTCTGCTGGACAACGAATCGACCCGGGGGGATGAGAGG gATGACAACTGGGGCGAGACCACCACGGTGGTGACGGGGACGTCGGAGCACAGCATCTCACACGATGACATCACACGCATCACCAAGGACATGGAGGACAGCGCGCACCTGGACTGCTCACGGCACTTGGGCGTCGCGCTGGCCGGGGCGTTGGCTCTGCTCGCCTTCCTCACCCCTCTTGCCTTcatgctgctgccccagctgctgtggcGGGAGGAGCTGGAGCCCTGTGGGACGCCCTGCGAGGGGCTTTTCATCTCGGTGGCCTTCAAACTCCTCATCCTCCTGCTGGGCAGCTGGGCGCTCTTCTTTCGCCACCCCAAGGCCTTTTTCCCGCGCGTCTTCGTCTTCCGTGCGCTGCTCATGGTGCTCGTCTTCCTCCTGGTCGTCTCCTACTGGCTCTTCTACGGCGTGCGCATCCTGGACTCGCGGGACCGCAATTACCAGGGCATCGTGCAGTACGCTGTCTCGCTGGTGGACGCGTTGCTCTTCGTGCACTACCTGGCCGTGGTGTTGCTCGAGCTGCGCCAGCTCCAGCCCCAGTTCACGCTCAAGGCCGTGCGCTCCACCGACGGGGCCAGCCGCTTCTACAACGTCGGGCACCTCAG CATCCAACGAGCAGCCATCTGGATCCTGGAGAACTATTACCACGATTTCCCAGTCTACAATCCTGCCCTCCTCAACCTGCCAAAATCCGTCCTGTCCAAGAAAATGTCCGGGTTTAAAGTCTATTCCCTCGGCGAGG aaaatacCACCAACAACTCCACGGGGCAGTCCCGGGCCGTCATCGCTGCGGCTGCCCGCCGGCGTGACAACAGTCATAATGAGTACTACTATGAGGAGGCAGAGCATGAGCGCAGGGTGCGGAAACGCCGCGCCAG GCTGGTGGTGGCAGTGGAAGAGGCTTTCACCCACATCAAGCGTCTGCAGGACGAGGACCAGAAGAACCCACGGGAGATCATGGACCCACGGGAGGCAGCCCAGGCCATTTTCGCCTCCATGGCACGGGCCATGCAGAAGTACCTGCGCACCACCAAGCAGCAGCCCTACCACACCATGGagagcatcctgcagcaccTTGAGTTCTGCATCACCCACGACATGACACCCAAG GCGTTCCTGGAGCGGTACCTGAGCGCCGGGCCCACTATCCAGTACCACAAGGACCGCTGGCTGGCCAAGCAGTGGACGCTGGTCAGCGAGGAGCCAGTGACCAACGGTCTGAAGGACGGGGTGGTTTTCGTGCTGAAGCGCCACGACTTCAGCCTGGTGATCAGCGCCAAGAAGATCCCTTTTTTCAAGCTCTCGGAGGAGTTTGTGGACCCCAAGTCGCACAAGTTCGTCATGAGGCTGCAGTCTGAGACCTCCGTGTGA
- the LOC125685760 gene encoding uncharacterized protein LOC125685760: MEAKGAGLGGLCLAVLCVGVALALKGEDQGDNNITQHSDISEAMGAPTTATRDVSGMTTRPVGFPSPSDAGNLTTITVPLQADAPGNQTRNESGFPIRYWSPIIFVVFALLVLFFTYRRTKGDGSQEPTTSISDFSDEAAPENDTALIAPPAQKRSDNPLPQEQSKTTSCQPAPPSEQPSQEPTDPTTVGSSLCSGVPVDD, from the exons ATGGAGGCGAAAGGAGCGGGGCTCGGGGGACTctgccttgctgtgctctgtgtgggTGTTG CACTCGCCCTCAAGGGAGAAGATCAGGGGGACAACAACATCACCCAGCACAGTGATATCTCAGAGGCTATGGGAGCTCCCACCACAGCCACCAGGGATGTGAGTGGGATGACAACGAGACCAGTGGGCTTCCCCAGCCCCTCTGATGCTGGGAACCTCACCACCATCACTGTGCCACTGCAAGCAGATGCCCCAGGGAACCAAACCC GAAATGAATCGGGCTTCCCCATCAGGTATTGGTCCCCCATCATTTTTGTGGTCTTTGCTCTGCTCGTGCTCTTCTTCACCTACCGCAGGACCAAAGGCGACG GGTCACAAGAGCCAACCACCTCCATCAGTGACTTTTCAG ATGAAGCTGCCCCAGAAAATGACACAGCTTTGAttgctcctcctgcccag AAGAGATCAGACAACCCTCtgccccaggagcagagcaagaCCACCTCCTGCCAGCCAGCCCCCCCCTCAGAACAGCCTTCCCAG GAGCCCACAGATCCCACCACTGTAGGCAGTTCCCTCTGCTCTGGGGTTCCTGTTGATGACTGA